A genomic window from bacterium includes:
- the phnA gene encoding phosphonoacetate hydrolase, with translation MSLAERARGAGKAPVPVNGRVLRWPVLPVVVVCIDGCDPAYIAAARAAGVIPVIDRMTREGFAAIASAAMPTFTNPNNISIVCGAPPAIHGVSGNYYLERETGREVMMVDAQPLRAPTILARFSDAGAAVAVITAKDKLRLALGAGVTGVVFSAERAGSCTIAENGIDGVVELVGRSAPDPYSADLSLFVLDAGIRLLETRRPDLTYLSLSDYVQHKHAPGSPEANVFMGAVDERLGRLAACGARVGVVADHGMTDMALPDGRPNVLYLGDRLDAAFGAGATRVICPITDPFVRHHGALGGFVRVYLMRPGIERATVLRFIGALPAVECALSREDACARFDLPEDREADIAVVARRGCAIGSRVVEHDLTHLVGARLRSHGGVTEQPVPFIVSHPVTRDYAARANQGLRNFDIFEFALNGCGAHVPGVHLG, from the coding sequence ATGTCATTGGCCGAGCGCGCTCGCGGCGCCGGGAAGGCACCGGTTCCCGTCAACGGGCGCGTGCTGCGCTGGCCCGTGCTGCCGGTGGTCGTCGTCTGCATCGACGGATGCGACCCCGCGTACATTGCGGCCGCGCGTGCCGCGGGCGTGATCCCGGTGATCGACCGCATGACGCGCGAGGGGTTCGCGGCCATCGCCTCGGCGGCGATGCCGACGTTTACGAACCCGAACAACATCTCCATTGTCTGCGGCGCCCCTCCGGCGATCCACGGGGTGTCGGGGAACTACTATCTCGAGCGGGAGACCGGGCGGGAGGTCATGATGGTCGACGCGCAGCCGCTCCGGGCGCCGACGATCCTCGCGCGGTTCTCCGACGCGGGCGCCGCGGTCGCGGTGATTACCGCCAAGGACAAGCTGCGGCTGGCGCTGGGGGCGGGGGTCACCGGTGTCGTCTTTTCGGCCGAGCGGGCTGGGTCGTGCACGATCGCCGAGAACGGCATAGACGGGGTCGTCGAGTTGGTCGGCCGCTCGGCGCCGGATCCGTACTCGGCCGATCTCTCCTTGTTTGTGCTGGACGCCGGGATCCGTTTGCTGGAGACGCGCCGCCCCGATCTGACCTACCTGTCGTTGTCGGATTACGTGCAGCACAAGCACGCGCCGGGGTCTCCGGAGGCCAACGTGTTCATGGGCGCCGTGGACGAACGCCTCGGGCGGCTCGCGGCGTGCGGGGCCCGCGTCGGGGTCGTGGCCGACCACGGCATGACCGACATGGCGCTGCCGGACGGCCGCCCGAATGTGCTCTATCTCGGCGATCGACTGGACGCGGCGTTCGGAGCGGGGGCGACCCGGGTGATCTGTCCGATCACCGACCCGTTTGTCAGGCACCACGGCGCGCTCGGCGGCTTCGTCCGCGTGTATCTGATGCGTCCCGGGATCGAGCGCGCCACCGTGTTGCGGTTCATCGGCGCGCTGCCCGCCGTGGAATGCGCGTTGTCGCGGGAGGACGCCTGTGCGCGGTTCGACTTGCCCGAGGACCGGGAGGCCGATATCGCCGTCGTGGCCAGACGCGGGTGTGCGATCGGCTCGCGGGTCGTCGAGCACGACCTGACGCACCTCGTCGGGGCGCGGCTTCGGTCGCACGGCGGTGTAACCGAGCAACCCGTGCCGTTCATCGTGTCGCACCCGGTGACCCGCGACTATGCCGCGCGGGCGAACCAGGGCCTGCGGAACTTTGACATCTTCGAGTTCGCGCTGAACGGGTGTGGCGCGCACGTCCCGGGCGTCCATCTGGGTTGA
- a CDS encoding LapA family protein, whose product MRGVPVWLVLILLAVTIFTLSNTTTTVVVRFWQWQLFDGPVALAIVGAGVLGALLTFLSSLPHRVRLGGRIRDLEQRLRTHEGPTRAPSGPGLSSSPPGPDDTRRFP is encoded by the coding sequence ATGCGCGGGGTGCCGGTGTGGCTCGTGCTCATCCTGCTCGCGGTGACCATCTTCACGCTTAGCAATACCACCACCACGGTCGTCGTGCGGTTCTGGCAGTGGCAGCTGTTCGACGGCCCGGTCGCGCTGGCCATCGTGGGGGCGGGCGTGCTCGGGGCGCTGCTGACGTTTCTTTCCTCGCTGCCCCACCGGGTGCGCCTCGGCGGGCGGATCCGCGACCTCGAACAACGCCTGCGGACGCACGAAGGACCCACGCGCGCCCCGTCCGGGCCGGGCCTGTCCTCCTCGCCGCCGGGCCCCGACGACACCCGGCGGTTTCCATAG
- the secF gene encoding protein translocase subunit SecF yields MDKTFNLIRHRRWYYLLSLAVIIPGLIALYVHHVRDHHALNWGVDFTGGNQLELQINDPFSDGDIRNVITGFGLADAVIQRSGQNEVFIKTRPLTQLQMNQITDAVRAKFTHTQMLREDTVGPEIGAELRNAAIMGVVLGIILQVIFISIRFRSIRFAIAADVALLHDLLVVIGAFALTQFEVDSSFLAVLLTVAGYSINDTIVIFDRIRENLNMRTREPFEPLVNRSVLEALVRSINTAMTAVLAIGAVYVFGGETIRGVAFGLVVSIVTGGYSSIFNASPILVDWHNWAERRHPSSSASAPRPAAGPREPAPSGDGSGDEAMVAPVLNAPVRPGAGRRRSGRRRR; encoded by the coding sequence GTGGACAAGACGTTCAATCTGATCCGTCACCGCCGATGGTACTATCTATTATCGCTCGCGGTGATCATTCCGGGGCTCATCGCGCTGTACGTGCATCACGTGAGGGATCATCACGCCCTCAACTGGGGCGTCGACTTCACCGGCGGCAACCAGCTGGAACTGCAGATCAACGATCCGTTCTCGGACGGGGACATCCGGAACGTGATCACTGGGTTCGGGTTGGCCGATGCGGTGATCCAGCGGTCCGGTCAGAACGAAGTTTTCATCAAGACGCGGCCGCTCACCCAACTGCAGATGAACCAGATCACCGACGCCGTGCGGGCCAAGTTCACGCACACGCAGATGCTGCGCGAGGACACGGTGGGGCCCGAGATCGGGGCCGAGCTGCGCAACGCGGCGATCATGGGCGTCGTGCTCGGCATCATCCTGCAGGTAATCTTCATCTCGATCCGGTTCCGCTCGATCCGGTTCGCGATCGCGGCGGACGTGGCGTTGCTGCACGACCTGCTCGTGGTGATTGGGGCGTTCGCGCTGACCCAGTTCGAGGTCGACAGCTCGTTCCTCGCGGTGCTGCTCACGGTCGCCGGCTACTCCATCAACGACACGATCGTGATCTTCGACCGGATCCGCGAGAACCTGAACATGCGGACCCGCGAGCCGTTCGAGCCGCTCGTCAACCGCAGCGTGCTCGAGGCGCTCGTCCGGTCGATCAACACCGCGATGACCGCGGTGCTGGCGATCGGCGCGGTCTACGTGTTTGGCGGGGAGACGATTCGCGGCGTCGCGTTCGGCCTGGTGGTGTCGATCGTCACCGGCGGGTACTCCTCGATCTTCAACGCCAGCCCGATTCTGGTGGACTGGCACAACTGGGCCGAGCGGCGGCACCCGTCGTCGAGCGCGTCCGCCCCGCGTCCCGCGGCTGGGCCCCGGGAGCCGGCGCCGAGCGGCGATGGCAGCGGCGACGAGGCGATGGTGGCGCCGGTGCTGAACGCCCCAGTCAGGCCGGGAGCCGGACGGCGCCGGAGCGGCCGCCGACGGCGGTAG
- the secD gene encoding protein translocase subunit SecD, translated as MKLSHPLRLIGVLVIALAAFGVAFQPVRMDGATPVFQTPRPHLNLGLDLQGGSNIVLQAQPTAQTPISNDAMDGVLRVIRNRVDQLGVAEPDIARQGPNRIQVQLPGIQNPQRAIDIIGKTALLEFVDTATQSLPAGAEWQGSDTVVLPQDKSTIKLHKSVLLTGADLSDAQVTFDQFGRPQVGFTFKSSAAKKFEDYTTKNIGKYLTIVLDSRVISSPVINSPIPGGKGVIEGGFTLDSARDLAVLLRAGALPLPVTVVENRTVGPVLGRDSIDRSIRAGEIAIVLVALFMFLYYRFAGLLADVALVVYTLILFALMAGIGATLSLPGIAGFILSLGVAVDANVIIFEKVKEELRAQKTLRASVATGWSRAIVTILDSNATTLIGALVLLWLGTGPVRGFAVTLILGILTSIFTAIVVTRVFVDIALDVPSLAAWIQNLAFLGRGRPLAAQGGGAAGAGE; from the coding sequence GTGAAACTGAGCCACCCGCTCCGCCTGATCGGAGTGCTCGTGATCGCGCTCGCGGCGTTCGGCGTCGCGTTCCAACCTGTCCGCATGGACGGGGCGACGCCCGTGTTTCAGACGCCGCGCCCGCACCTCAACCTTGGGCTCGATCTCCAGGGCGGCAGCAACATCGTGCTGCAGGCGCAGCCCACCGCGCAGACCCCGATCAGCAACGACGCGATGGACGGCGTGCTGCGCGTGATTCGCAACCGCGTGGACCAGCTCGGCGTGGCCGAGCCCGACATCGCGCGCCAGGGCCCGAACCGAATTCAGGTGCAGCTCCCCGGCATCCAGAATCCCCAGCGCGCGATCGACATCATCGGAAAGACCGCGCTCTTGGAGTTCGTGGACACGGCGACGCAGTCGCTGCCCGCGGGCGCGGAGTGGCAGGGGTCGGACACGGTCGTGCTGCCCCAGGACAAATCGACGATCAAGCTGCACAAGAGCGTGCTGCTGACCGGCGCCGACCTGAGCGACGCGCAGGTCACCTTTGACCAATTCGGCCGGCCGCAGGTCGGATTCACGTTCAAGAGCTCCGCCGCAAAGAAATTTGAGGACTACACCACCAAGAACATCGGGAAATACCTCACCATCGTGCTCGACAGCCGGGTCATCAGCTCGCCCGTGATCAACAGCCCGATTCCCGGCGGGAAGGGCGTGATCGAAGGCGGTTTTACGCTCGACTCCGCGCGGGACCTCGCCGTGCTGTTGCGAGCCGGCGCGCTGCCGCTGCCCGTGACCGTGGTCGAGAATCGGACGGTGGGTCCCGTGCTCGGTCGGGACTCGATCGATCGGAGCATCCGCGCCGGGGAGATCGCGATCGTGCTCGTCGCCCTGTTCATGTTCCTCTACTATCGGTTCGCGGGCCTGCTCGCCGACGTCGCGCTCGTCGTCTACACGCTGATCCTGTTCGCCCTCATGGCGGGGATCGGCGCGACGCTCAGCCTGCCGGGCATCGCGGGGTTCATTCTGTCGCTCGGCGTCGCCGTGGACGCGAACGTGATCATCTTCGAGAAGGTCAAAGAAGAACTGCGCGCGCAGAAGACGCTCCGCGCCTCGGTGGCGACGGGGTGGAGCCGGGCGATCGTGACGATCCTCGACTCCAACGCCACGACTCTCATCGGCGCACTGGTCCTGCTCTGGCTCGGCACCGGGCCGGTCCGTGGGTTCGCGGTGACGCTGATCCTCGGCATCCTCACGAGCATTTTCACGGCGATCGTGGTGACGCGCGTGTTCGTGGACATCGCCCTCGACGTCCCGTCGCTCGCCGCGTGGATCCAGAACCTGGCGTTCCTGGGGCGGGGGCGGCCGCTCGCGGCCCAGGGCGGCGGCGCCGCCGGCGCGGGAGAGTAG
- a CDS encoding PaaX family transcriptional regulator C-terminal domain-containing protein, giving the protein MRARSMLFTLFGDYVRHYGGTIWIGSLIALMAELSFTATAVRAAVSRMARQGWLTPIRDGRASYYALTVRGQRRVEEAARRIFKLHPEPWDGVWRLLIVPGDPADRQRRAGLRRELAWMGFAPLARSVYLAPNDLLEHVAGVADRYGLAGRIEVFAARHLGGSADAELAARHWDLGAIERAYAGFLTEWRPKVQARRDEGSAGLLSDATAFAEKTRLVHEFRKFLFIDPGLPQELLPPRWSGAEARGVFSAYYHLLAEGALAFFEARYRPAPGREGDLPDGRRAARRDPFRPAAVAG; this is encoded by the coding sequence TTGCGGGCCCGCTCGATGCTCTTCACGCTGTTCGGCGACTACGTCCGACACTACGGCGGCACGATCTGGATCGGCAGCCTGATCGCGCTCATGGCGGAATTGAGCTTTACGGCCACCGCGGTGCGGGCGGCGGTGTCGCGCATGGCCCGGCAGGGCTGGCTGACGCCGATCCGGGACGGGCGGGCGAGCTACTACGCGCTCACGGTGCGGGGGCAGCGGCGCGTGGAGGAGGCCGCCCGTCGGATCTTCAAGCTGCACCCGGAGCCGTGGGACGGAGTGTGGCGACTGCTGATCGTCCCGGGCGACCCCGCCGATCGCCAGCGCCGCGCGGGGCTCCGCCGCGAACTCGCGTGGATGGGGTTCGCCCCGCTCGCGCGAAGCGTGTACCTTGCGCCGAACGATCTGCTGGAGCATGTTGCGGGGGTTGCGGACCGGTACGGATTGGCCGGGCGGATCGAAGTGTTCGCGGCGCGCCACCTCGGCGGGAGCGCCGACGCCGAACTTGCCGCCCGCCACTGGGACCTCGGCGCGATCGAGCGCGCGTACGCCGGATTTCTGACGGAGTGGAGGCCGAAGGTGCAGGCGCGACGGGATGAGGGGTCGGCTGGGCTCCTGTCCGATGCCACCGCGTTCGCCGAAAAGACGCGGCTCGTGCATGAGTTTCGAAAATTCCTGTTCATCGATCCGGGGCTCCCGCAGGAGCTGCTGCCGCCGCGGTGGAGCGGGGCCGAGGCGCGCGGTGTGTTCTCCGCGTACTATCACTTGTTGGCGGAGGGCGCCCTCGCGTTCTTCGAGGCGCGCTACCGCCCGGCGCCGGGACGTGAGGGCGACCTGCCGGACGGACGACGTGCGGCACGTCGGGATCCGTTTCGCCCGGCCGCGGTCGCGGGGTGA
- a CDS encoding acetyl-CoA C-acyltransferase: MRDVVILDAVRTPIGRYGGALRAVRPDDLAAHVVQAIVQRNGLDPEAVEDVVFGCTNQAGEDNRNVARMAVLIAGLPDHVPGQTVNRLCGSGMQAVHVAAHAIAYGDGEVYIAGGVESMTRAPFVMGKPGAAYPRGPMLLQDTTLGWRFPNPRLEARFPLYSMGETAENVAERYAISREAQDAFALESQQRAAAAVRDGRFTEEIVPLPVPASRGESTTVYVDEHPRPDTTLERLAALRPAFRPGGTVTAGNSSGINDGAAALLVASAEWAERQGKRPLARIVGGAVAGVDPSYMGIGPVPATRKALARAGWALDEVDLIELNEAFASQVLACVQDLAIDRARLNSNGGAIALGHPVGASGARLLVTLVREMGRRNARRGLATMCIGVGQGIATLVERSEA; the protein is encoded by the coding sequence ATGCGTGACGTGGTGATCTTGGACGCGGTCCGGACGCCGATCGGCCGGTACGGCGGGGCGCTGCGAGCCGTGCGGCCGGACGACCTCGCGGCCCACGTCGTCCAGGCGATCGTGCAGCGCAATGGCCTCGACCCGGAGGCCGTCGAGGACGTCGTGTTCGGATGCACGAACCAGGCGGGCGAGGACAACCGAAACGTGGCGCGCATGGCGGTGTTAATCGCCGGCCTGCCGGATCACGTTCCCGGGCAGACCGTGAACCGGCTGTGCGGCTCCGGGATGCAGGCGGTGCACGTCGCCGCGCACGCGATCGCGTACGGCGACGGCGAGGTGTACATCGCCGGCGGCGTGGAGAGCATGACGCGCGCACCGTTCGTGATGGGGAAACCGGGCGCAGCGTATCCGCGCGGCCCGATGTTGCTGCAGGACACCACGCTCGGATGGCGGTTCCCGAACCCCCGGTTGGAGGCGCGGTTCCCCCTCTACAGCATGGGGGAGACGGCGGAGAACGTCGCCGAGCGCTACGCGATCTCGCGTGAGGCGCAGGACGCCTTTGCGCTGGAGAGCCAGCAGCGCGCCGCCGCCGCCGTCCGGGACGGGCGGTTCACGGAGGAGATCGTGCCGCTTCCGGTGCCCGCGTCGCGCGGGGAGTCCACGACGGTGTACGTTGACGAGCATCCGCGGCCGGACACGACGCTCGAGCGGTTGGCCGCGCTGCGGCCGGCGTTCCGCCCCGGGGGCACGGTCACTGCCGGGAACTCCTCCGGTATCAACGACGGGGCGGCGGCCCTGCTCGTGGCGTCCGCGGAGTGGGCGGAGCGACAGGGGAAGCGTCCGCTCGCCCGGATTGTCGGCGGTGCGGTGGCCGGCGTCGATCCGTCGTATATGGGGATCGGGCCGGTTCCCGCGACGCGGAAGGCGCTCGCGCGCGCGGGATGGGCGCTCGATGAGGTCGACCTGATCGAGCTCAACGAGGCGTTCGCATCGCAAGTGCTCGCGTGCGTGCAGGACCTCGCGATCGACCGCGCGCGGCTGAACTCGAACGGCGGTGCGATCGCGCTCGGGCATCCGGTCGGCGCGAGCGGGGCCCGGCTCTTGGTGACGCTGGTTCGCGAGATGGGACGCCGGAACGCCCGGCGCGGGCTCGCGACGATGTGCATCGGGGTGGGGCAGGGAATCGCCACGCTCGTGGAGCGGTCGGAGGCGTAA
- a CDS encoding enoyl-CoA hydratase-related protein, which translates to MAETLLLETRDGVRVITLNRPDVLNAFTATMGDELHDALRDAEQDAAVRSVLLTGAGRGFCSGQDLREESPGPRAYGALLRTRYNRIILRMRTMETPVLAAVNGVAAGAGCNLALAADLRIASDRASFIEVFARIGLIPDSGGTWLLPRLVGTGRALEMMMLAEPVDAPTAERIGLVNRVVPHDELLPRAMEWAARLAQGPTRAYGLIKRGVERNLSADLRSALDYEAFLQDIAGRTDDHREGVSAFREKRTPAYRGR; encoded by the coding sequence ATGGCTGAGACGCTGCTGCTCGAGACGCGGGACGGGGTGCGGGTGATCACGCTCAACCGACCCGACGTCCTCAACGCGTTCACCGCGACGATGGGGGACGAACTGCATGACGCGCTGCGCGACGCGGAACAAGACGCCGCCGTCCGGAGCGTGTTGTTGACCGGCGCCGGACGGGGCTTCTGCTCCGGCCAGGATCTGCGCGAGGAATCGCCCGGTCCGCGCGCGTACGGTGCGCTGCTTCGGACAAGATACAACCGGATCATCCTTCGCATGCGGACGATGGAGACACCGGTGCTCGCGGCGGTGAACGGGGTCGCCGCCGGGGCCGGGTGCAACCTCGCGCTGGCCGCCGACCTGCGGATCGCGTCGGACCGGGCGTCGTTCATCGAGGTGTTCGCGCGCATCGGGTTGATCCCGGATTCCGGGGGCACCTGGTTGCTGCCGCGCCTCGTGGGCACGGGCCGCGCGCTGGAGATGATGATGCTTGCCGAACCGGTGGACGCGCCCACCGCCGAGCGGATCGGCCTCGTCAACCGCGTCGTGCCGCACGACGAACTGCTGCCGCGCGCGATGGAGTGGGCGGCGCGCCTCGCCCAGGGGCCGACGCGCGCGTACGGATTGATCAAGCGGGGGGTCGAACGTAATCTGTCCGCGGACCTACGCAGCGCGTTGGACTACGAGGCGTTCCTCCAAGACATCGCCGGCCGGACCGACGATCACCGCGAAGGCGTCAGCGCGTTTCGCGAGAAGCGCACACCCGCCTATCGCGGCCGCTAG
- a CDS encoding uracil-DNA glycosylase, whose protein sequence is MTQRRDSLAALARDVIACHACPRLRRYCTAVAARGKPEFAGWAYWGQPVPGFGDPRAAVLVVGLAPAAHGANRTGRMFTGDSSAMWLVRAMHRAGFANQPTSEHRKDGLRLSGAYMTAPVRCAPPENKPLRPEFARCLPFLEREVALLPRVRVLVALGRVAFDVCRHLLRACGAEVRGLRFAHSACYEFGGGRPALIASYHPSRQNTNTGKLTQPMLDDVFRTARLLVARDPGARPASTLAP, encoded by the coding sequence GTGACCCAGCGGCGAGACTCGCTTGCCGCCCTGGCGCGCGATGTGATCGCGTGCCACGCGTGCCCGCGGCTCCGACGATACTGCACCGCGGTGGCCGCGCGCGGCAAGCCCGAATTCGCCGGGTGGGCCTACTGGGGTCAACCCGTCCCGGGGTTCGGAGATCCCCGCGCGGCGGTGCTCGTGGTCGGTCTCGCGCCCGCCGCGCACGGCGCCAACCGCACCGGCCGGATGTTCACGGGCGACAGTTCGGCGATGTGGCTGGTGCGCGCGATGCACCGCGCCGGGTTTGCCAACCAGCCGACATCCGAGCACCGCAAGGACGGGCTGCGGCTGTCGGGCGCGTACATGACGGCCCCGGTCCGGTGCGCGCCGCCGGAGAACAAACCGCTGCGCCCGGAGTTCGCGCGGTGTCTGCCGTTTCTTGAACGGGAGGTGGCGTTGCTTCCGCGTGTGCGCGTCCTCGTGGCGCTCGGCCGCGTGGCGTTCGACGTCTGTCGGCATCTGCTCCGGGCCTGCGGCGCCGAGGTGCGCGGGCTGCGCTTCGCGCACAGTGCGTGCTATGAGTTCGGGGGCGGGCGGCCGGCACTGATCGCAAGCTACCACCCGAGCCGCCAGAACACCAACACGGGAAAGCTCACCCAGCCGATGCTGGACGACGTGTTCCGGACCGCGCGCCTGCTCGTCGCGCGGGACCCCGGTGCGCGACCGGCATCCACGCTCGCACCGTAG
- a CDS encoding enoyl-CoA hydratase-related protein translates to MAHEHLLVSIEDPIAVVTLNRPQVLNSLNQALMEELAGTLEGFDQDPHVRCAVVWGGPRAFAAGADVREMAEASTGDMVRSYRFQQWERIRRVATPIVASVSGFALGGGCELAMLCDIIVASETARFGQPEIRLGVMPGAGGTQRLTRAVGKSRAMEMILTGEPITAQEAHAAGLVSRVVPVEVCLDEAKALARVIASQPPLAVRLAKEAVLQAFETPLADGVLFERRCFHLLFGTADAREGIRAFLDKRRPEWTGR, encoded by the coding sequence ATGGCGCACGAACACCTCTTGGTCAGCATCGAAGATCCGATCGCCGTGGTCACGCTCAACCGGCCGCAGGTCCTCAACTCCCTGAACCAGGCGCTGATGGAGGAGCTGGCCGGCACGCTGGAGGGATTTGATCAGGACCCGCACGTGCGGTGCGCCGTGGTGTGGGGTGGCCCGCGCGCGTTCGCGGCCGGCGCAGACGTCCGCGAGATGGCGGAGGCGAGCACGGGCGACATGGTCCGGAGCTATCGGTTCCAGCAGTGGGAGCGTATTCGCCGCGTGGCGACGCCGATCGTGGCCAGCGTGAGCGGGTTCGCGCTTGGCGGCGGCTGCGAGCTCGCGATGCTGTGCGACATCATCGTGGCATCCGAGACCGCGCGGTTCGGGCAACCCGAGATCCGCCTGGGCGTGATGCCGGGGGCCGGTGGTACGCAGCGGCTGACGCGGGCGGTGGGGAAGTCGCGTGCGATGGAGATGATCCTCACCGGGGAGCCGATCACGGCCCAGGAGGCGCATGCGGCGGGGCTGGTCTCCCGGGTGGTGCCGGTGGAGGTCTGCCTCGACGAGGCGAAGGCCCTTGCGCGTGTGATCGCCTCACAGCCGCCGCTCGCCGTTCGCCTGGCAAAGGAGGCCGTGTTGCAGGCGTTTGAGACACCCCTAGCCGACGGCGTGCTGTTCGAGCGCCGGTGCTTCCACCTGTTGTTCGGCACGGCGGACGCACGCGAAGGTATCCGGGCGTTCCTCGACAAGCGACGGCCGGAGTGGACCGGCCGGTGA
- a CDS encoding SPOR domain-containing protein — protein MRPGRVVLLLLIVAGLFAGAVGTGYLLGQSAFRSSPPSARAPARPTAGPPSEAAPAAPGASSAAPGGAGARSTAPPSGSSAAPGGVSSGTSGAAPGSAGLPSVAVQTAPTPGTPGLSAPTTTTSPTPIPPGSPAPGETPRPNPPSTPSPAPPAASAAAPPVAPTRFHVQVGAFDARQNAEALVLRLRSLGYAVTLVEGSPYRVWVGGYVDQPTAQRLADILSKAGFDAVLTPR, from the coding sequence GTGAGACCGGGGCGTGTGGTGCTGCTGCTGCTCATCGTCGCCGGGCTGTTCGCCGGGGCGGTCGGTACGGGATACCTGCTCGGCCAAAGCGCGTTCCGGTCGTCCCCGCCGAGTGCCCGTGCTCCCGCCCGCCCCACGGCCGGTCCGCCGTCGGAGGCGGCGCCGGCCGCGCCAGGGGCGTCCTCAGCGGCGCCCGGTGGTGCGGGTGCACGAAGCACCGCGCCTCCGTCCGGCAGCTCGGCGGCACCCGGTGGGGTGTCGTCGGGGACGTCGGGCGCCGCGCCGGGGTCCGCCGGGCTTCCCTCCGTGGCGGTGCAGACGGCGCCCACGCCCGGCACCCCCGGGTTATCGGCGCCGACGACGACCACGAGTCCGACCCCGATCCCGCCGGGATCGCCCGCGCCGGGGGAGACGCCGAGGCCGAACCCGCCATCCACCCCGTCTCCGGCACCGCCGGCGGCCAGCGCGGCTGCCCCACCGGTCGCACCGACTAGGTTCCACGTCCAGGTGGGCGCGTTCGACGCGCGGCAGAACGCCGAGGCGCTCGTGCTGCGATTGCGGTCCCTGGGGTACGCGGTCACGCTGGTCGAAGGTTCGCCGTACCGCGTATGGGTGGGCGGCTACGTGGACCAGCCGACCGCGCAGCGCCTCGCCGACATTCTCAGCAAAGCCGGGTTCGACGCGGTCTTGACCCCGCGGTAG
- a CDS encoding lysylphosphatidylglycerol synthase transmembrane domain-containing protein, which produces MSGPVAGTPEAVVTPAAPVRWVGYVLILCGVVILVVFAATINPGQLGAALHGARPSLLGLAVAAVGAQVLVKAVRWRYMVARLTGTVISVRFSVVSILAGVAAGSVTPARSFEVAKIMMLKGSYGTGLGLSTSAMLVERLLDIVLMIAAFLVAGLLLPRRMITASEFLLVLIAALIAGSIVLAAAPLGVRTWTRHLLRRLPMPAGVRARAVRLTDTLCESILVWRQGRTLGVLVLVTAVVTALDLARVCIVFWAMGTGLSPTFVSFTYVGAAMLGMALLVPGGVGVTEVSQVGLIALLAPHALPPVLARSAVLLDRTLSYYLPTLIGAALLMAYHRYRHVFR; this is translated from the coding sequence ATGAGCGGTCCCGTCGCGGGCACGCCGGAGGCGGTGGTCACCCCGGCCGCGCCCGTGCGGTGGGTCGGGTATGTGCTCATCCTGTGCGGGGTCGTCATCCTGGTCGTCTTTGCGGCCACGATCAATCCCGGTCAGCTGGGCGCGGCGCTTCACGGCGCGCGCCCAAGCCTGCTGGGCCTCGCGGTGGCCGCCGTCGGTGCCCAAGTGCTGGTCAAAGCGGTGCGCTGGCGGTACATGGTGGCGCGCCTCACCGGGACGGTGATCTCCGTCAGGTTCTCGGTGGTCTCGATTCTCGCAGGTGTCGCGGCGGGCAGCGTCACCCCGGCGCGCAGCTTCGAGGTGGCCAAGATCATGATGCTCAAGGGCTCGTACGGCACCGGCCTGGGCCTCTCCACGTCCGCGATGCTGGTGGAGCGCTTGCTGGACATCGTGTTGATGATCGCCGCGTTCCTGGTCGCGGGCCTGCTCCTCCCCCGCCGGATGATCACGGCCAGTGAATTCTTGCTCGTGTTGATCGCCGCCCTGATCGCGGGGTCGATCGTGCTCGCCGCCGCGCCGCTCGGTGTCCGGACGTGGACCCGGCACCTGCTCCGGCGGTTGCCGATGCCTGCGGGCGTCCGCGCGCGCGCCGTCCGCCTGACCGACACGCTGTGCGAGAGCATTCTCGTGTGGCGGCAGGGTCGGACGCTTGGGGTGTTGGTGCTCGTCACCGCGGTCGTGACAGCGCTCGATCTCGCCAGGGTCTGCATCGTGTTCTGGGCGATGGGGACCGGTCTGTCGCCCACATTTGTGTCGTTCACGTACGTCGGCGCGGCCATGCTCGGCATGGCTCTGCTCGTCCCCGGGGGCGTCGGCGTGACCGAAGTCTCGCAGGTCGGGCTGATCGCGCTGTTGGCCCCGCACGCGCTCCCCCCGGTGCTCGCCCGGAGCGCCGTGCTGTTGGACCGCACGCTCTCGTACTACCTGCCCACATTGATCGGTGCCGCGCTGCTGATGGCGTACCATCGGTACCGCCACGTCTTCCGCTAG